The following DNA comes from Papaver somniferum cultivar HN1 chromosome 4, ASM357369v1, whole genome shotgun sequence.
tgttcatatggataacttcggttaattattgttgagccaacaaagatgtacacttttaggtacggttactcatatctaaatgaagtcacttttcatttgtgtgtaacaagctaagttcgatttaacggttggaagatattgcttgagtctaatcaggttttcatctaacggtgaatattgaatgctttcttaccaaggtaacatagattgcaaaccctgatttgaagactatataagggagaactctagcaactggaaaacctaatccccacacctcctgtgtgatactagagtcggttctcctttaaccttaggtttttccaaaaccttgtaggttaacgacttgaagacttcattgggattgtgaagccagacccaactattttctctgtagttgtgtgttctgatcttactgtttttctatcgtgattgagtactatcttctctaagattttctcgagatttaatctccgataggcaagataaaaagtagtcacaaacatcttcgtctcatcgtttgtgattccacaataccctgttcttcgggaatataagtctggtatatcaattggttcatgttcattgTCGTTCgggttttgcggagaaaatggcGCAAATCATGTCCGACCTTGCCCATCTAAAAGTGTTCATGGATCCTCCCTCTTTTAGTTATTAATTATagatataattttcaaacaaaaatcaaactaaaattaaataatatttaataTTGCTCTTATTTAATAATtgataaactaaaaaatttcattaAAATGGTATATAAAATAATCAATCACCTTTAACGAATAAAATATAAAGAATAAAAAACTAATGTTATATAGATttaaggataatttttataatttatAAAATGAAATAGGGATAGAAAAGGAAACTAGAATATGAAATTAGTGTCGGACCATAAGTTATTCTTTTAGAACTTTTGAAAAGTTCTTTCTCTCCGGcgtttaaaagttggagaagtaGGGAAGTGCTTTGCGTAGAAAATACTTTTTTACTAAACACTGAGATGAAAAATTATTACTATAAATacgttttgaaagtgcttttgagaaaggaaaagaaaaacattaTCAAACTCAACCTATGTTATTACACCTACGGAAACTTCAGTTGACACTTGTGGTGTTTCACCTTTGCTTGCCAATCCtgtggtccgcgagttataattccaaaggtgtcactatccatccacaaaaaacctatcaaaacaaaaataacacaaaaaacccatcaaaacaaaattaacacaaaaacccagaaaaaattgatgaaaccaaaatttgaaaattggggtttttgtgtcaattttgttttgatggggtttttgtatcgattttgtttaagatggagttttaatgttcccaacatttgagtggggtttttgtatcacaaGTTTAGTCACCTTGATTTTTTATCACTAGTTTTATCAGCGAAAAGGTTTTTTGTGCCCAACAAAATTATGACTCAGGAACATGGGTTttatttcatcttcatctttccAGTCTTTGTTTAATTAATGTCTCTTCAGCGGTGTATCCCTCTCCAAGAACAAAACATATTAGGAACTTGTTTGTTTGTAGCTGACTCGaagtctgaatctgagtcaactcctgactcggaccgagtaagcagtcagaccgtttgttttccattttgagtcagatctgactcgacctctgactcagacataacccctgactcggacttatttgagtcaggtaacaaaatatccctgattcatgggaccaaaccactgactcacttatttccgagtcagatgagtaagatctgactcaaaacaaacatatcgactcagatccagatgagtcaggtgatttcactcagatccagatgattcagatccagacgactcagatgagtcaggagtaaacaaacatggtgtaggtTGTAAACACTGGCATCTGACAATTTTATGGGTCAGGTCAGATTACGATTTCGTTCGACATTAGTAGAGGAGGAACAACTGTGGGAAGAGTGAAAAAACTGAAATGTGATTGAAGGGAACTCTGTAATTAAGCTATTTCTTACACAAATGTAGCAACCGCAtgaaaggaaatatattttaataTTCTTTAGTATGTCAACAACCTAGCCTTAAAAATTGGTGCAAACTGAGTTCTGAAACAAAATTGAAGGGAAGGTTGAAACCAGTTGTGGGTTATCATGCCACCCCTTGCGCTGTTACTTGAGAGGCGTCTTCAACTAACTTGTTAGCTTGGATGGTGGTTATAACATTTGCAATATTACCCTGAAAGcataacataaaaaataaaaaacaaatcaaaacacaAGTAAATTCCAAAGATCTGTTTTCAAACAAGTAATTGACGACGACTAAAACAAGTGACAGCAGAGCCACTGTTGAGAGCTGGTAAAAAAGAAGTCACTTACCCTCCACATGGATAACTTTGATCGAAGGGCTACCCACTGGTTTGGCCCGAACAGACGGTCTGAACAACGACTGCACACAAAATCAATATTCATTTAACAGATCTATTAGCCAGTACATTCATAACCTTATCAAGTATTTGAGTTTAGGAATTGACTTTTCTTCATGATGTCGAAAACAGTACTTGCAGTTCAGAAAAACTCGAACTCACCTTACAATTACAGTTTGATTCAACTGGTCCATCTTACAGTCAAGTAGTTTTGCAGCTATTGCCTTAACTATCCATTCTTCCACCTCATCATCTTGAATCTGCGAAACAGTAAGACCTGATCTGTGAACTCGGGGCTTATAGCTGGAAACTggggaagaaaagataagagatgCTTACCATAAGTGTGTTTGCGACCATAGCATATGGAATACCACCGGACTCATTTGAACCAAGATCAGCCAATGATAGCAACCTCATTTTCGTCATGCAATCTTCAAAGACAAGCCCTTAAATCGCATTGCACAAGAaagttaataagaaaacaaaaaaacaggTAATAGGATTTCATCACGTTCTACactatttttctcgaaataagcCAATGAACCAAGATCAGCCAATGATAGCAACCTCATTTTCGTCATGCAATCTTCAAAGACAAGCCCTTAAATCGCATTGCACAAGAaagttaataagaaaacaaaaaaacaggTAATAGGATTTCATCACGTTCTACactatttttctcgaaataagcAAAATAATACCAGCTTCAGTCATTGCAGTATCATTTTCTGCTTGAAAATCTGTGTATGCTTTCAGCCTCCGAGtaagaaaaatcttcaaaagcTGATAAACCCATGCATAGTTTCCATCTTGTTCCAACTGTGCTACAGCCGGCATATCTAACAAATCACACTgccatacaaaagaaaagaaaaatgaaaattaatgCGTATAAggggaaaaaaaaacatttagaAGAAGACCATGGTCTAGGAGCATGCGTATAAGGAAAAAAAACATTTAACTGACAAAGACCATGTCTAGGAGCATCCCAGAATGGCAAGATAGTACTACCAATGGAAGTTAATTATAAAAATTAACAAGCTGACAGCAAATTAGAATCATATCCTAAGCATGGATACAAGGAGCCAGCAAAGAAAGAAGGTTGTAAGGTACAATAGATGCCCGCAAACATCTTCTTTGGAACATGTATTGTATCAGAAGAGAATCATAAAATAACTATAAAATTTACATGCAAGATACCTGAAACATGTCAGGAGCCTTCACAAACTCCATAACAGCACGGACGGCTTCTCCTTTAGCTTCACTCATGATATTTGCATCTTCACTTGAAAAAGTTGCCAAGTACTTGGTAAGAAAATTGAATGAGTCCTTTGACATGCTGAAAACAAAATAAGATTCAAATGTCCTCAATCCTGATTAAAACAAAAAGCAATATGCTCAAGTGGCATAGGGATTCATTGATCAAACTAGACCCTTCTGAAAAAAATAATAACCAGATGTGAAACaatgaaaataacatatataAACTACCTAATAAAACCATAAGTCTTATCCCCTGAAAGAAAGACTTCTATTCAAGGTTACACTAT
Coding sequences within:
- the LOC113275786 gene encoding eukaryotic translation initiation factor 3 subunit M-like isoform X2; amino-acid sequence: MATIVITSEEDPSLTVVRFQSELSWADAGPEVLAEEVSVLCREAETCIANGQNLELVSLMLTPADLIFPKLSEKDLECIFTVICNLVTKATSLNEELEMAERISVKVCQQPNDKPALRLKILFNLYNLLANPYSKFYVYMKALHLAVGGKVTENIIPSFKKMDSFLKEWNIRTVDQRKLFLTISNVLKENKSMSKDSFNFLTKYLATFSSEDANIMSEAKGEAVRAVMEFVKAPDMFQCDLLDMPAVAQLEQDGNYAWVYQLLKIFLTRRLKAYTDFQAENDTAMTEAGLVFEDCMTKMRLLSLADLGSNESGGIPYAMVANTLMIQDDEVEEWIVKAIAAKLLDCKMDQLNQTVIVSRCSDRLFGPNQWVALRSKLSMWRGNIANVITTIQANKLVEDASQVTAQGVA
- the LOC113275786 gene encoding eukaryotic translation initiation factor 3 subunit M-like isoform X1 is translated as MATIVITSEEDPSLTVVRFQSELSWADAGPEVLAEEVSVLCREAETCIANGQNLELVSLMLTPADLIFPKLSEKDLECIFTVICNLVTKATSLNEELEMAERISVKVCQQPNDKPALRLKILFNLYNLLANPYSKFYVYMKALHLAVGGKVTENIIPSFKKMDSFLKEWNIRTVDQRKLFLTISNVLKENKSMSKDSFNFLTKYLATFSSEDANIMSEAKGEAVRAVMEFVKAPDMFQCDLLDMPAVAQLEQDGNYAWVYQLLKIFLTRRLKAYTDFQAENDTAMTEAGLVFEDCMTKMRLLSLADLGSNESGGIPYAMVANTLMIQDDEVEEWIVKAIAAKLLDCKMDQLNQTVIVSRCSDRLFGPNQWVALRSKLSMWRGNIANVITTIQANKLVEDASQVTAQGVA